Proteins found in one Erythrobacter sp. KY5 genomic segment:
- a CDS encoding S8 family peptidase — protein MANIIQPRNPVYLVSNKKTMPLDGEPMSGAQIKQAIEQVIAVAPVADDDAGAQDEMEIMSVITPPDGDELALAEEGQPDSTIVVAKLSETAADNLRDRHANLLVELDEDIEMLDTGGLLQMHGLTTMVPLDADSLRIRINVVDADGKAIPKARVSLSGEMWFDQALTGNNGVAELNMLGETLESLSSLTIKPAAGFWSRTIARPDLVSGTGAAALNVVTLLSLAEGTSGLPGFPEEQGTPWGVVDLNLTDPAPNPPLVRLAIIDSGIDNDHPDLEHATRGKAFAIGDDPDDDTFNLDSSGHGTHVAGTAAGRAANAFGVQGVAPDAELHGLRVFPQAKISKLIKALRYCRENEIDVVNMSLGMATPSQLLNDEIDRCFESGVVMIAAAGNSGGKVNYPAAFDNVIAVAALGRADRFPEDSTNSAAITNDKDADGVYFIARFSCRGPEIDVAAPGVGIISTYPSDNPVPFAEISGTSMASPHVAGFTARLLQHNAELRDMARNDARASAIREALFEACRPMGDAELWGRGLPDWSKLDLGSEPSEPGGNGNVDRLVEKLTDALDLAKALT, from the coding sequence GTGGCCAATATCATCCAGCCGCGAAACCCGGTCTATCTGGTGAGCAACAAGAAAACGATGCCCCTCGACGGGGAACCGATGAGCGGGGCGCAGATCAAGCAAGCGATCGAACAGGTCATCGCGGTTGCCCCGGTAGCAGACGATGATGCGGGCGCGCAGGACGAGATGGAGATTATGTCGGTCATCACCCCTCCCGACGGGGATGAACTGGCCCTCGCTGAAGAAGGGCAACCGGATTCGACGATCGTTGTAGCCAAGCTGAGCGAGACGGCGGCGGACAATCTGCGCGATCGCCACGCAAACCTCCTCGTGGAACTCGATGAAGATATCGAAATGCTCGATACGGGCGGTCTGCTGCAAATGCATGGCCTCACCACAATGGTACCGCTGGATGCGGACAGCCTGCGCATCCGGATCAACGTCGTCGACGCAGATGGCAAAGCGATCCCGAAAGCGCGTGTCAGCCTGAGCGGAGAGATGTGGTTCGATCAGGCGCTAACCGGAAACAATGGCGTTGCGGAACTCAACATGCTGGGCGAAACGCTTGAGAGCCTGTCTTCGCTCACCATCAAACCGGCTGCCGGATTCTGGTCTCGCACGATTGCGCGGCCTGATCTCGTCAGCGGAACCGGTGCGGCAGCTCTTAACGTCGTTACCTTGCTATCGCTTGCGGAAGGGACCAGCGGTCTGCCCGGTTTCCCCGAGGAGCAGGGCACCCCATGGGGCGTCGTGGATCTCAACCTCACGGATCCGGCGCCAAATCCCCCGCTTGTGCGCCTCGCGATTATCGACAGCGGGATCGACAACGATCACCCTGATCTTGAGCACGCCACGCGCGGAAAGGCGTTTGCCATTGGCGATGATCCTGACGACGACACGTTCAACCTCGACAGCTCCGGCCACGGCACTCATGTCGCCGGGACCGCGGCAGGACGGGCCGCGAACGCATTCGGAGTGCAAGGCGTTGCACCGGATGCGGAGCTCCACGGTCTGCGCGTGTTCCCACAGGCGAAGATATCCAAACTCATCAAGGCGCTTCGCTATTGCCGCGAGAACGAGATCGACGTCGTCAATATGAGCCTTGGGATGGCGACACCTTCGCAATTGCTGAATGACGAGATCGACAGGTGTTTCGAGAGCGGGGTGGTCATGATTGCCGCCGCGGGAAATTCAGGTGGCAAGGTCAACTACCCCGCGGCCTTTGACAACGTTATCGCCGTCGCAGCACTAGGCCGTGCCGATCGCTTTCCAGAAGACAGCACCAACAGCGCTGCGATAACCAACGATAAGGATGCCGATGGTGTCTATTTCATCGCGCGCTTTTCCTGCCGCGGCCCTGAAATCGACGTCGCTGCGCCCGGGGTGGGGATCATTTCGACCTACCCTTCCGATAATCCCGTCCCTTTCGCCGAAATCAGCGGAACATCAATGGCCAGCCCTCATGTGGCAGGGTTCACGGCGAGGCTGTTGCAGCACAACGCCGAGCTTCGGGACATGGCCCGCAACGATGCCCGCGCATCGGCCATTCGCGAGGCGCTTTTCGAGGCCTGCCGACCGATGGGCGACGCTGAACTTTGGGGCAGGGGTTTGCCCGACTGGTCAAAGCTCGATCTTGGATCGGAGCCGTCTGAGCCTGGTGGGAACGGGAATGTCGACAGGCTGGTCGAGAAGCTCACCGATGCGCTTGATCTGGCAAAAGCACTGACCTGA
- a CDS encoding arylsulfatase, with the protein MSLFLGIFAAVTVTAPAHASQRPNIVLIYADDLGYGDVSIYNPQSRIPTPHIDALARGGTWLRDGHSASTVCTPSRYALLTGQYAWRTELRSGVLMPWGQPVIAPDLVTLPEYLQSAGYDTALIGKWHLGFEWPWKDSTRPPDAEILQQGWISVARNEQFDWSRHLGGGPTDHGFAYYFGDDIPNMPPYAWIENDRIVADRLVDIPRSALISVGFTAGIHGSGPGEPGWQLDQVMPQLVTRSVDYIADSARKQTPFFLMVSLTAPHTPVVPLPEFDGKSGAGTYGDFVVQTDAAVGSVLDALDKAGLRENTMVIVTSDNGPEFTTYRQWRRFGHDSVAGLRGIKSDTWEGGHRVPFVVSWPNGGVDHGRPNDALIAQLDLYAMISALLNRPLSKGAAPDSVNVLEALLGRDFRGREELVYHGSRGNLGLREGRWAFLRGGGFGRLPLPLWSEPKWVRIARGVRVDGATEDALYDLVTDPAQRENVIAKFPDVAERLKVRLAEIEGL; encoded by the coding sequence GTGTCACTCTTTTTGGGTATTTTCGCTGCGGTCACGGTGACCGCACCCGCGCATGCGTCGCAGCGGCCCAATATCGTACTGATCTATGCCGACGATCTGGGCTATGGCGATGTCTCGATCTACAATCCGCAGTCGCGCATCCCGACGCCGCATATCGACGCGCTTGCCCGGGGCGGAACCTGGCTTCGCGACGGGCACTCGGCGAGCACTGTCTGCACGCCGTCGCGCTATGCCTTGCTCACGGGTCAGTATGCATGGCGAACCGAGCTGCGTAGCGGCGTTCTCATGCCCTGGGGGCAGCCTGTCATCGCTCCCGATCTCGTAACATTGCCAGAGTATCTGCAGTCCGCCGGATATGACACCGCTTTGATCGGTAAATGGCACCTGGGATTTGAGTGGCCCTGGAAGGATAGCACCCGCCCGCCGGATGCCGAAATCCTGCAGCAAGGATGGATCAGCGTTGCCCGGAATGAGCAATTCGACTGGTCCCGGCATCTCGGCGGTGGGCCAACGGATCACGGCTTTGCGTATTATTTTGGTGACGATATCCCGAACATGCCGCCCTATGCCTGGATCGAAAACGATCGCATTGTGGCAGACCGCCTTGTCGACATCCCTCGTTCCGCGCTTATCAGCGTCGGCTTCACCGCAGGCATTCACGGCAGCGGGCCGGGCGAGCCGGGATGGCAGCTCGACCAGGTCATGCCGCAGCTTGTTACACGCTCGGTCGACTACATCGCCGATTCTGCGCGTAAGCAGACACCGTTTTTCCTGATGGTCTCGCTCACGGCTCCCCACACTCCTGTCGTTCCGCTGCCGGAATTCGACGGAAAGAGCGGTGCAGGAACATACGGTGATTTCGTCGTGCAAACCGATGCTGCTGTTGGCTCGGTGCTGGATGCGTTGGACAAGGCCGGATTGCGCGAGAATACGATGGTCATCGTGACCAGCGACAACGGACCGGAGTTCACCACGTATAGGCAATGGCGCCGGTTCGGTCATGACTCAGTGGCGGGGCTGCGCGGGATCAAGTCGGACACTTGGGAAGGCGGGCACCGCGTGCCATTTGTGGTCTCCTGGCCCAATGGCGGTGTCGACCACGGCCGACCCAATGATGCTCTCATCGCTCAACTTGATCTGTACGCGATGATCTCAGCGCTTCTAAATCGCCCTTTGTCGAAGGGAGCTGCGCCAGACAGCGTCAATGTGCTCGAAGCTTTGCTCGGACGTGATTTTCGCGGGCGAGAAGAACTCGTCTACCACGGATCACGCGGCAACCTTGGCTTGAGAGAAGGGCGCTGGGCCTTTCTGCGCGGTGGAGGGTTCGGGCGGCTGCCCCTTCCACTTTGGTCCGAGCCGAAATGGGTGCGCATTGCCCGCGGAGTGAGGGTCGATGGAGCGACCGAGGATGCACTCTATGATCTCGTCACCGACCCGGCACAGCGCGAGAACGTGATCGCCAAATTCCCGGATGTCGCAGAAAGATTGAAAGTCCGATTGGCTGAAATCGAAGGGTTGTGA
- a CDS encoding alpha/beta fold hydrolase, with protein sequence MHCTRTGRGKPLLLVHGLGATCGSWDTISPALSQVREVVAVDLPGHGQTREETDSGTFEGLARSLDEWLRAENFTGVDMVGSSLGARLVLEMARRGRAGAVVALDPGGFWQGWERTFFKATITPSVALVRALRPALPAITRNVAGRAALMAQLSARPWALDGAFVARELKSLANTRTVNSLVKDLANGAMQEGPAKTAAPVVIGWGREDRLCLPQQADRATKAFPEATLHWFDRSGHFPMWDQPEETVRVILDATSVSELK encoded by the coding sequence ATGCACTGCACGCGCACGGGGCGCGGAAAACCCCTTCTCCTTGTCCACGGACTGGGGGCAACCTGCGGCTCGTGGGACACTATCTCGCCTGCGCTTTCTCAAGTCAGGGAGGTAGTTGCCGTAGACCTGCCCGGCCATGGGCAGACACGCGAAGAGACCGACAGTGGTACGTTCGAAGGACTCGCGCGCAGTCTGGATGAATGGCTCCGCGCGGAGAATTTTACAGGTGTTGATATGGTTGGCAGCTCGCTGGGTGCTCGCCTAGTGCTCGAGATGGCGCGGCGCGGCCGAGCGGGCGCGGTTGTCGCACTGGATCCGGGCGGCTTCTGGCAGGGGTGGGAGCGCACCTTCTTCAAAGCCACCATAACGCCATCGGTTGCTCTGGTTCGCGCGCTGCGACCGGCGCTTCCTGCTATCACCCGAAATGTCGCAGGCCGGGCCGCGCTCATGGCCCAGCTTTCTGCAAGGCCGTGGGCGCTCGACGGGGCATTCGTCGCGCGTGAACTGAAGTCATTGGCGAATACGCGCACCGTCAATTCGCTTGTGAAGGACCTCGCCAACGGTGCAATGCAGGAGGGCCCTGCAAAAACGGCTGCGCCCGTTGTCATCGGCTGGGGACGCGAGGATCGGTTGTGTCTACCGCAGCAGGCGGATCGCGCGACCAAAGCGTTCCCTGAAGCGACGTTGCATTGGTTCGACCGTAGCGGACACTTCCCGATGTGGGATCAGCCAGAAGAAACCGTTCGCGTGATACTGGATGCAACGAGCGTCTCGGAATTGAAATGA
- a CDS encoding helix-turn-helix domain-containing protein: MRTYQDIYPSAPLLRSDGTVRPSAAELLSLEFFEAEPASMPHEVFSQHHIPINLKEEPHRVENWRGEEHRDFIFHKNEIVVTPAGLKSGWRWHERSKVIVITLDPARLEAFTQKELGKVLTRQQLVDTPQFEAIDLTTAATLIYDALRQPSGSSQVMFESLARIFLVKLVERYGDEQAENIAFSRAFTPAHYKRVLDFIVDRFGDAITIEDIAREAGLSPSHFTRLFKKTVGDTPHQFLIRYRVERAAEMLADPARPAIDIAHSCGFSDQPHLTRMFKQLRGETSSEWRKRQAVTG; this comes from the coding sequence ATGAGAACTTATCAGGACATCTACCCATCTGCTCCGTTACTCCGCAGCGATGGAACCGTCCGACCGAGTGCGGCGGAGTTGCTGTCGCTCGAATTCTTCGAAGCCGAGCCCGCCTCGATGCCGCATGAGGTGTTCTCGCAGCATCACATCCCCATCAATCTCAAGGAAGAGCCGCATCGCGTCGAGAACTGGCGCGGCGAGGAACACCGGGACTTTATATTCCACAAGAACGAGATCGTAGTCACGCCTGCGGGCCTTAAGAGCGGATGGCGCTGGCATGAGAGGTCGAAAGTGATCGTCATCACGCTCGATCCGGCGCGGCTTGAAGCCTTCACGCAGAAGGAACTGGGAAAGGTCCTGACCCGCCAGCAACTTGTCGACACACCACAATTCGAGGCTATCGATCTCACTACGGCGGCGACGCTCATTTACGACGCATTGCGCCAGCCCTCAGGCAGTTCGCAGGTGATGTTCGAGAGTCTGGCGCGCATTTTTCTCGTCAAGCTGGTAGAGCGCTACGGCGACGAACAAGCCGAAAATATCGCGTTCTCCCGTGCTTTCACGCCTGCGCACTACAAGCGCGTGCTCGACTTTATCGTCGACCGCTTCGGCGACGCGATCACGATCGAGGACATCGCGCGTGAGGCGGGCTTGTCGCCATCGCATTTCACCCGATTGTTCAAGAAGACGGTCGGCGACACCCCGCACCAGTTCCTGATCCGCTACCGGGTCGAGCGGGCGGCCGAGATGCTGGCCGATCCGGCCCGCCCGGCAATCGATATCGCGCATAGCTGCGGCTTTTCCGACCAACCGCACCTCACCCGCATGTTCAAGCAGCTGCGCGGCGAGACATCGAGCGAATGGCGCAAGCGGCAGGCGGTTACCGGTTAG
- a CDS encoding response regulator transcription factor, which translates to MAVALALRNALYRNALSDSLSRLGHTVADAAPSVDRLELCPLASRKEPMVVLTEAPSTLKPLARALEPLRDDTGQLRCVMLEEKFDLFRLADCFSIGCHGFLLTSIPIEALSCALNFVASGHRVYPDNLGEALNGWRRNNLEHSQSNPKLTDRERHVGAELAQGHPNKVIARDLHLSEASVKLAIQALQRKLGVRNRTQVAVALVVRGLVPTPCTRDF; encoded by the coding sequence ATGGCGGTTGCCCTCGCGCTACGAAATGCGTTGTATCGTAATGCCTTATCCGACAGCTTGTCGCGGTTGGGTCACACAGTCGCAGATGCAGCCCCCTCGGTCGATCGCCTCGAGCTTTGCCCCTTAGCCAGCAGGAAAGAGCCGATGGTCGTTTTGACCGAGGCGCCCTCCACCCTGAAGCCACTGGCGCGGGCGCTCGAACCGCTGCGCGATGATACCGGCCAGTTGCGATGTGTCATGTTGGAAGAGAAATTCGATCTGTTCCGACTGGCGGATTGCTTCTCGATCGGCTGCCATGGATTTCTCCTGACCTCGATACCCATCGAGGCGCTCAGCTGCGCGCTGAATTTCGTCGCTTCCGGCCACAGGGTTTACCCCGACAACCTAGGCGAGGCCTTGAATGGCTGGCGACGCAATAACCTCGAGCACAGCCAGTCGAACCCTAAACTGACCGACCGCGAACGCCATGTGGGTGCAGAACTCGCGCAGGGACATCCCAACAAGGTCATTGCCCGGGATCTCCACTTGTCCGAAGCCAGCGTGAAGCTCGCCATTCAGGCATTGCAGCGCAAGCTGGGCGTCAGGAACCGAACGCAAGTCGCTGTGGCACTGGTGGTCAGAGGGCTGGTGCCCACACCATGCACGCGGGATTTCTGA
- a CDS encoding reverse transcriptase family protein codes for MVAYLSLTEAELKKIRWFRRGMYHYFELAKGNGKRRRIMAPDARLKHLQRALLPLMENLYRVRNPVHGFVRDKSVKTNAAAHLRRRNLLNIDLKDFFGAITENRVVGVLEAIGVPGDVAAAIGYLCCCEGSLPQGAPSSPLLSNMVCFRLDRELMRYAKEHRCIYTRYADDITLSSHQPMASAFDGPIPPAGTVQSELLDPELRGIIGSNGFELNPDKIHYADRNSRRMVTGLKVNELLNVDRRFVRNLRAMLHSIEIKGHADAKARFASLGHSGSMSAHIRGKIEWLASIKGTSDPVVRGIILRYNACFPGKAIAVSPTDEERQDRATWITENKNGQGSLFFLKGVGLVTAAHCVADLLNLEIFHPSKHANRFGATVTKYDKDRRRLRLGLKRVLDPIEAEMCACLTAPLFGTGPRIL; via the coding sequence TTGGTTGCATACCTCTCATTGACCGAGGCAGAGCTTAAGAAGATCCGCTGGTTTCGGCGCGGAATGTACCATTATTTCGAGTTGGCCAAGGGAAATGGTAAGAGGCGCCGGATCATGGCGCCGGATGCAAGGCTGAAGCATCTTCAAAGGGCGCTACTTCCCCTGATGGAGAATCTCTATCGTGTCCGCAATCCAGTGCACGGTTTCGTTCGGGACAAGTCTGTCAAAACGAATGCAGCAGCCCACTTGCGCCGCAGAAATCTACTGAACATCGACCTGAAGGATTTTTTCGGAGCGATCACAGAGAACCGCGTCGTTGGAGTTCTTGAGGCGATTGGCGTTCCCGGCGACGTTGCCGCCGCTATCGGTTATCTGTGTTGCTGCGAGGGGTCTTTGCCGCAGGGCGCGCCGAGCAGTCCACTTTTGTCCAACATGGTTTGCTTTCGCCTCGACCGTGAGTTGATGCGCTACGCGAAGGAACACCGCTGCATCTACACGCGCTATGCCGATGACATCACGCTATCTAGCCACCAGCCCATGGCTTCTGCGTTTGATGGCCCAATACCGCCGGCCGGGACTGTGCAATCTGAGCTACTCGATCCCGAATTGCGCGGGATAATCGGGAGCAATGGTTTCGAGCTAAACCCAGACAAGATCCACTACGCTGACCGTAACTCGCGACGCATGGTCACTGGCCTTAAGGTCAACGAATTGCTGAATGTCGACCGACGCTTTGTGCGCAATCTGCGAGCAATGCTCCACTCCATCGAGATAAAAGGCCACGCTGACGCAAAAGCACGTTTTGCGTCGCTGGGCCATTCGGGCTCCATGTCCGCGCATATTCGCGGGAAAATCGAGTGGCTTGCGAGTATCAAAGGGACATCCGATCCGGTCGTGCGGGGTATCATACTTCGCTACAACGCTTGTTTTCCTGGCAAAGCTATTGCCGTTTCGCCCACCGATGAAGAGCGGCAAGACCGAGCTACTTGGATCACGGAAAACAAGAATGGACAGGGATCGCTATTCTTTCTTAAGGGCGTCGGGCTGGTGACGGCCGCACACTGCGTTGCCGATCTGCTCAATCTCGAGATCTTTCATCCGTCGAAACACGCAAATAGGTTCGGCGCGACCGTGACGAAATACGATAAGGATCGGCGGCGTTTGCGTTTGGGGCTAAAGAGGGTGCTGGATCCGATCGAGGCCGAAATGTGCGCGTGTCTGACCGCGCCACTTTTCGGGACGGGACCAAGGATCTTGTAG
- a CDS encoding sulfatase-like hydrolase/transferase encodes MVFLLAALGLMACTAPQPAGVAKTQQEQRPNIVLIVFEDLSPRWGAFGDELAQTPSIDALAQQSVRYPNTFTTAGVCAPSRSALITGVHQQTLGTHQMRTKGALPGMSGGGPIEYEAVPPPQVKAFPELLRAAGYYTSNNGKTDYQFGEPFTIWDANAPDADWRGRRDGQPFFAMINIYETHESYIWPEDRESDTPLLNAVTQRNQRDLAGKARLTDPADVEVPPYLPDTPIVRRDIATHYDNIAFAERKVAEVVAKLDADGLLENTIVVVTTDHGDGLPRMKRTVYDSGLRVPLMVRFPDERRAGEVDSRLVSFVDLAPTILEWAKIARPPFIQGRNFVLGEQRDYVFAAADRHDNVLGRVKAARDDRFKYMRNYRPDLAILRPLAFRDAQLAMQEFWRLAAEGGLPPAAARLVTAPSPAEELYDTQADPHEIDNLADDPAFRDVLIRMRGAMDAWLERTGDLSAVPEAEMIETMWPGMVQPITAPPTVAVKDGRVTISSATSGASIAYVLGEEELSPGTIYTRPFEVGGGVTVKARAIRYGYAPSETVTQTVR; translated from the coding sequence TTGGTTTTCTTGCTCGCCGCTTTGGGGCTGATGGCCTGCACGGCCCCGCAACCCGCAGGCGTAGCGAAAACGCAGCAAGAGCAACGGCCCAATATCGTGCTCATCGTGTTCGAAGACCTGAGTCCGCGCTGGGGCGCCTTTGGTGACGAACTTGCGCAAACGCCCAGCATCGACGCGCTGGCGCAGCAGTCGGTCCGCTATCCCAACACATTCACCACCGCGGGGGTGTGCGCACCCAGCCGCTCGGCTTTGATAACAGGGGTGCATCAGCAGACGCTTGGCACGCACCAGATGCGCACCAAGGGTGCTTTACCCGGTATGTCGGGAGGCGGTCCGATCGAGTATGAAGCCGTCCCCCCGCCGCAGGTCAAAGCTTTTCCCGAGCTTTTGCGAGCGGCGGGCTATTATACATCCAACAACGGCAAGACAGATTACCAGTTCGGCGAACCCTTCACGATCTGGGACGCGAACGCGCCCGATGCAGATTGGCGTGGTCGCCGCGATGGCCAACCGTTCTTCGCGATGATCAACATCTACGAAACGCATGAAAGCTACATCTGGCCGGAAGACCGCGAGAGTGACACCCCGCTTCTCAACGCGGTGACACAGCGCAATCAGCGCGATCTGGCCGGAAAGGCGCGTCTGACCGATCCCGCCGATGTCGAGGTTCCGCCGTACCTTCCCGACACGCCGATCGTGAGGCGGGACATTGCAACACACTACGACAATATCGCCTTTGCCGAACGCAAGGTCGCCGAGGTCGTCGCGAAGCTCGATGCAGATGGACTGCTCGAAAACACTATCGTCGTCGTCACAACCGATCACGGTGACGGGCTGCCGCGCATGAAGCGCACCGTATATGACAGCGGGCTGCGCGTGCCCCTGATGGTACGTTTTCCCGACGAACGCCGAGCTGGAGAAGTCGACTCGCGACTGGTCAGCTTCGTCGATCTGGCTCCCACCATCCTTGAATGGGCAAAGATCGCGCGCCCGCCATTTATCCAAGGACGAAACTTCGTACTTGGCGAACAGCGCGACTACGTTTTTGCTGCGGCAGATCGTCATGATAACGTGCTAGGGCGGGTCAAGGCGGCGCGTGATGACCGCTTCAAGTATATGCGCAATTACCGACCCGATCTGGCGATCTTGCGCCCGCTGGCTTTTCGCGACGCACAGCTTGCCATGCAGGAATTCTGGCGCCTCGCGGCTGAAGGCGGGCTTCCGCCTGCAGCTGCGCGGCTCGTCACCGCACCGAGTCCGGCCGAAGAACTGTACGATACGCAGGCGGATCCGCATGAGATCGACAATCTAGCAGATGATCCTGCCTTTCGCGACGTGCTGATCCGCATGCGCGGGGCCATGGATGCATGGCTGGAGAGAACGGGCGATCTCAGCGCCGTTCCGGAAGCCGAGATGATCGAGACCATGTGGCCAGGCATGGTGCAGCCTATAACAGCACCTCCGACCGTTGCCGTGAAGGATGGCCGTGTGACGATTTCCAGCGCCACCTCAGGGGCGAGCATCGCTTATGTTCTGGGCGAGGAGGAGCTTTCGCCCGGCACGATTTACACACGCCCGTTCGAGGTTGGCGGCGGTGTGACAGTCAAAGCCAGAGCCATTCGTTATGGTTACGCACCAAGTGAGACCGTCACTCAGACTGTTCGATAG
- a CDS encoding nuclear transport factor 2 family protein, whose product MFLKKGTFAMTLALAATTPAHANPSDIAAIETAIESIGTLADRSEFEALETLFDDEIRIDCSSLTGEPGEITSPHALMTQWASTLSGFDRTRHDLSGIVVELNGSIASATANVVADHWVDSQHWQVSGRYDYAFEREGDAWKVTAMTFTVIDEAGSRAVFGLAMEAAASNPAPYVQRQRTRQAVIEFLTGLEEKDMGMVNGVWAADDVQDMPFATEGKPSRVVGRDALIAHYSGWPANAENPSFTDYLVIHQLRDPQMVFAEYRGRVDIVPTGREYRQTYGGLFHVNCEGKITLFREYYDPRQFGYAFAIGE is encoded by the coding sequence ATGTTTCTCAAGAAAGGAACCTTCGCCATGACACTCGCGCTCGCCGCGACCACCCCGGCCCATGCCAACCCGTCGGACATCGCTGCCATCGAGACCGCGATCGAAAGCATCGGCACCCTTGCTGACCGATCGGAATTCGAAGCGCTCGAAACGCTGTTCGACGATGAGATCCGGATCGATTGTTCGAGCCTGACCGGCGAACCCGGGGAGATCACCAGCCCGCACGCACTGATGACCCAATGGGCGAGCACGCTTTCTGGTTTCGACCGCACCCGGCATGACCTCTCGGGCATCGTGGTAGAACTCAATGGAAGCATCGCCAGCGCTACCGCGAATGTCGTGGCCGATCACTGGGTCGATAGCCAGCACTGGCAGGTGAGTGGTCGCTACGACTACGCTTTCGAACGCGAGGGTGACGCCTGGAAAGTTACGGCAATGACCTTCACCGTCATCGACGAGGCAGGCTCGCGTGCCGTGTTCGGACTGGCAATGGAAGCTGCTGCCAGCAATCCCGCGCCCTATGTCCAGCGTCAGCGCACACGGCAGGCGGTGATCGAATTCCTCACCGGCCTCGAGGAAAAGGACATGGGCATGGTCAACGGCGTCTGGGCAGCAGACGACGTTCAGGACATGCCTTTTGCAACTGAAGGCAAACCGAGCCGCGTGGTCGGGCGCGACGCGCTGATTGCTCACTACTCAGGCTGGCCCGCCAATGCCGAGAACCCCAGCTTCACCGATTATCTCGTCATCCACCAGTTGCGCGATCCGCAGATGGTGTTCGCTGAGTATCGCGGACGGGTCGATATCGTCCCTACGGGCCGCGAATATCGGCAGACCTATGGTGGGCTGTTTCACGTCAATTGTGAAGGCAAGATCACGCTGTTCCGCGAATACTACGATCCGCGCCAATTCGGATACGCATTTGCGATCGGGGAGTAG
- a CDS encoding alpha/beta hydrolase — MFKSLKSFALSASAVALAAGAVPASTTGAFAMTADNAIATPTQNAAYTTERVTFQSNGEMIVGTLYVPEGVNASNTVKAVVVTGAWTTIKEQMPALYAQRLAENGMVALAFDFRTWGESAGSTRSLENSEMKIADIEAAGRYLLSRREVLEVHGLGICASSGYMATAAERTDIFTSLALVAPWLHNAEIVDAVYGGEEGVAGLIATGREAMTSERATGEPQLITAAGPSGSDALMAIEGYYIDPDRGLVPEWENTFNLASWEGWLTFDGVRAAEGITEPTLVVHSDAAAIPDGARAFYDQLRAPKAQVWLDNVTQFDFYDQPKGVDPAIEAVTAHFLRS; from the coding sequence ATGTTCAAATCCCTCAAATCCTTCGCTTTGTCGGCTTCGGCCGTCGCCCTCGCTGCCGGAGCGGTTCCGGCCAGCACCACCGGAGCATTCGCCATGACTGCCGATAACGCAATCGCCACCCCGACGCAGAACGCCGCTTACACCACCGAGCGCGTCACCTTTCAATCAAACGGAGAGATGATCGTCGGCACGCTCTACGTGCCCGAAGGCGTCAATGCCTCGAACACGGTTAAGGCCGTAGTCGTCACCGGTGCCTGGACCACGATCAAGGAACAGATGCCCGCGCTCTATGCGCAGCGCCTGGCCGAGAACGGCATGGTCGCGCTTGCTTTCGACTTCCGCACCTGGGGCGAAAGCGCTGGCTCGACCCGCAGCCTTGAAAACTCGGAGATGAAGATTGCTGATATTGAGGCGGCCGGACGCTACCTGCTGTCGCGCCGCGAGGTGCTCGAAGTCCACGGGCTCGGAATCTGCGCCTCGTCGGGCTACATGGCGACCGCCGCCGAGCGCACCGATATCTTCACCTCGCTCGCGCTGGTCGCGCCCTGGCTCCACAACGCCGAAATCGTCGATGCCGTATATGGTGGTGAGGAAGGTGTCGCTGGCCTGATCGCCACCGGACGCGAAGCGATGACCAGCGAACGCGCCACTGGCGAGCCGCAGCTTATCACGGCCGCCGGCCCCTCAGGCTCGGACGCGCTGATGGCTATCGAAGGCTACTACATCGACCCCGATCGCGGCCTGGTCCCCGAATGGGAGAACACATTCAACCTCGCTTCCTGGGAAGGCTGGCTGACCTTCGATGGGGTGCGCGCCGCGGAAGGCATCACCGAGCCCACGCTGGTCGTCCATTCGGATGCTGCCGCGATCCCGGATGGTGCAAGGGCATTCTACGACCAATTGCGCGCACCCAAGGCGCAGGTCTGGCTCGACAACGTCACCCAGTTCGATTTTTACGATCAACCCAAAGGGGTCGATCCTGCGATCGAAGCCGTCACCGCCCACTTCTTGCGGAGTTGA